ATCACGTTGCCCGCAAGCTGGAAGGGCAGCGTGCCGCGCGAGCGGCCCATGCCGTAGTCGCGATAGAACGCTGCGCCCTTCGCGAAGATGATCGGCACCGTTGCGAGCGTGATGACGTTGTTGATGACGGTCGGCTTGCCGTAGAGACCGGTGAGCGCCGGCACCGGCGGCTTCGCGCGCACGATGCCGCGCTTGCCTTCGAGCGATTCGAGCAGCGCCGTTTCCTCGCCGCAGACATACGAGCCCGCGCCCTTGGCGACGTAAAGCTCGAATGCGTGCGACGTGCCGAGCACGCTCGCGCCGAGCCATCCGGCATCGCGTGCGTTGTCGATTGCGCGATTAAGCGTCGCGATGGAATGCGGATATTCGCTGCGGACGTAGATATAACCTTTGGTCGCGCCGGTCGCGACGCCCGCGATGATCATGCCTTCGATCAGCATGTACGGATCGCTTTCCATCACGAGCCGGTCGGAGAACGTGCCGGAGTCGCCTTCGTCCGCGTTACAGACGATGTACTTCTGGTCGGCCAGCGCCGCGCGCACCGTCTTCCACTTGATGCCAGCCGGGAACGCCGCGCCGCCGCGCCCGCGCAGGCCGGAATCGGCGAGCGCCTCGCACACTGCGTCGCCGTTCATCGCGAGCACGTTGCGCAGACCTTGCAGGCCGCCGAGCGATACATAGTCGTCTATCGAAAGCGGGTCCGTGATGCCGATGCGCGCGAAGGTCAGCCGCTGCTGCTTTTTCAGATACGGAATCTCGTCGACGACGCCGACGCTCTTCTCGTGCGCGCCGCCTTCGTGAAAGCCTGCATCGAAAAGAGCGGCGATATCGGCTTCTTCGACGTTCGCGTAGCCGACGCGCCCTTGCGCCGTTTCCACTTCGACGAGCGGCTCGAGATAGAGCAGCCCGCGCGATCCGTTGCGCACGATTTGGACGTCGATGCCGCGCTGCTGCGCTTCGCTCGCGATGGCCTTGGCGATGCGGTCAGCACCGAGCGCGAGCGCGGACGAGTCGCAGGGAACGTAGATGCGCGTCATGCCGTCACCTCGCTGCTTTGCCTGGCCGCGTCGTACAGGCGATCGAATTTCTGCAGTGTCACTTTGGCGTGCAGTTCGCCGTTGATGGTCATGGCGGGCGAGAGCGCGCACTGGCCGAGGCAATACACGGACTCCAGTTCGGTGTCCTCTGCGTGGCCGCTATCGAAGCGACAGCCCGTGTGGCCTTCGATGTGATCCTTTAGCGCCTCGGTGCCCATGCTGCGGCACGCTTCCGCGCGGCACAGCTGCACGGTCACGCGCGCAGGCGGCGCCGAGCGGAAGTGGTGATAGTAGGTGATCGTGCCGTGAACCTCGGCGCGCGAAAGCGACAGCGCGCGGGCGAGCGGCGCGACGACTTCGGCCGGCACGAAGCCGGTTTCGTCCTGAATGGCGTGCAGGATCGTCATCAACGTCGCGCCTTGCACGGCGTGGCGGCGCACGAGTTCGTCTGCGTCGGCGGCGGACATCTGCGGATGTGTCATGGGGCTCCTCCGAGGCTCGGCATATGTTTTATCGGTGCATATTTCAGTCATATAATCGAAGCGCCGAGCCCGTGAAGCAACAATAGGCGTCGTGATATATCTTGGCAATAGGAAAGGACGATACATATGGTGGACGTCACCTGCCGCGCTGAACTGATCCTGAGAGACCCCGATGGCCGGGAAACCAGTCTCAGCGCGGTTGTCCCGCTTCTTCAGCTCGTGGCGCAGACGGGGAGCATCGCGAACGCGGCGAGCGCTAAGGGTTTGTCCTATCGCCACGCGTGGGGCTTGCTGCGCGAAATCGAGGCGCGGCTGGGCGGCGCGCTCATCACGAAATCGCGCGGGCGCGGCTCGGTGTTGTCGGAACTCGGCGAGTCCGTTCTGCGTGCGCAGCGTCTCTGCGGCGACCGCCTCGAAGCGCCGTTGCAGGCAGTCGCCGCCGATGTCGCCGACGAACTGAATCGCCGGCTCGCGGGCGAGATATCTGACTTGCGCATCCACGCGTCGCACGGCTATGCGGTGGCGACGCTCGTGCGCGCGCTCGGCGAACGGCGCGTGCCGGTGGACATCAAGTATCGGGAGAGCGCGGAAGCGGTGAGGGCGCTTGCGCGCAGCGAATGCGAACTCGCCGGTTTTCATTTGCCGATAGGTGAATTCCGCTCGACGTGCGCGGAAATCTACCGGCCGTATCTCGATCCGAAGAAGCATCAGCTCATTCGTCTCACGCGGCGCACGCAGGGCCTTTTCCTGCCGAAGGGCAATCCGAAGCACATCACCGGCTTGCGCGATCTCGCGCGCAGCGACGTGCGGTTCGTCAACCGGCAGCCCGGCTCGGGCACGCGCATGCTGCTCGACTTGTCGTTGCGCGGCGTGGGCGTCGATCCCGACGAGATCAACGGCTACGCGTCCACGGAACTCACGCATTCGGCGATCGCCGCGTTCGTCGCGAGCGGCATGGCGGATCTGGGCTTCGGCGTGAAGCCCGCCGCGCAGCACTTCGGACTCGATTTCATCCCGATCATCGACGAGGATTATTTCTTCGCCTGCGAGCGTGCGCGGCTCGACGAACAGCGGCTCGTGAGCGTGCTCGGCGTGCTGCGCAGCGCGGCGTTCAACGAAAGCGTGGCGCATCTCGGCGGCTACGATCCGCAACGCTGCGGGGCGCTCGTGGAGGTCGACGAAGGGCTTCGCGGTTGATGTGACGCCGGTCACGAAACGGACGGTAAGACGAATCTTTCCCCCGAAACCGCCCGGCTCGGCGAATTGCGTTAACCTAGCGGCTTCGGTTTTTGGTTTCACGTTCCATACGTTCCAT
This Caballeronia sp. LZ062 DNA region includes the following protein-coding sequences:
- a CDS encoding substrate-binding domain-containing protein, whose translation is MVDVTCRAELILRDPDGRETSLSAVVPLLQLVAQTGSIANAASAKGLSYRHAWGLLREIEARLGGALITKSRGRGSVLSELGESVLRAQRLCGDRLEAPLQAVAADVADELNRRLAGEISDLRIHASHGYAVATLVRALGERRVPVDIKYRESAEAVRALARSECELAGFHLPIGEFRSTCAEIYRPYLDPKKHQLIRLTRRTQGLFLPKGNPKHITGLRDLARSDVRFVNRQPGSGTRMLLDLSLRGVGVDPDEINGYASTELTHSAIAAFVASGMADLGFGVKPAAQHFGLDFIPIIDEDYFFACERARLDEQRLVSVLGVLRSAAFNESVAHLGGYDPQRCGALVEVDEGLRG
- a CDS encoding NADH-ubiquinone oxidoreductase-F iron-sulfur binding region domain-containing protein, yielding MTRIYVPCDSSALALGADRIAKAIASEAQQRGIDVQIVRNGSRGLLYLEPLVEVETAQGRVGYANVEEADIAALFDAGFHEGGAHEKSVGVVDEIPYLKKQQRLTFARIGITDPLSIDDYVSLGGLQGLRNVLAMNGDAVCEALADSGLRGRGGAAFPAGIKWKTVRAALADQKYIVCNADEGDSGTFSDRLVMESDPYMLIEGMIIAGVATGATKGYIYVRSEYPHSIATLNRAIDNARDAGWLGASVLGTSHAFELYVAKGAGSYVCGEETALLESLEGKRGIVRAKPPVPALTGLYGKPTVINNVITLATVPIIFAKGAAFYRDYGMGRSRGTLPFQLAGNVMRGGLVELAFGVTLRELIRDFGGGTASGRPARAVQVGGPLGTYLPESQWDIPLDYEEYAKVGAVVGHGGLVIHDDTSNLAELAQYAMHFCAIESCGKCTPCRIGSTRGEEVIAKIREGDTSVKQITLLRELCDTIVGGSLCAMGGMTPFPVLSALDHFPEDFGLPRTPARKAA
- a CDS encoding NAD(P)H-dependent oxidoreductase subunit E, giving the protein MTHPQMSAADADELVRRHAVQGATLMTILHAIQDETGFVPAEVVAPLARALSLSRAEVHGTITYYHHFRSAPPARVTVQLCRAEACRSMGTEALKDHIEGHTGCRFDSGHAEDTELESVYCLGQCALSPAMTINGELHAKVTLQKFDRLYDAARQSSEVTA